In the Apteryx mantelli isolate bAptMan1 chromosome 1, bAptMan1.hap1, whole genome shotgun sequence genome, one interval contains:
- the TAGLN3 gene encoding transgelin-3 isoform X2: MQKRDKKVLLLLCKKMANRGPSYGLSREVQEKIEQKYDPELESRLVNWIIIQCGEQIEHPPPGRQHFQTWLMDGTLLCKLINSLHPKGNEPIAKISESKMAFKQMEQISQFLKAAEIYGVRTTDIFQTVDLWEGKDMAAVQRTLMALGSLAVTKDDGCYRGDPSWFHRKAQQNRRGFSEEQLRQGQNVIGLQMGSNKGASQSGMTGYGMPRQII, encoded by the exons ATGCAGAAGAGGGATAAAAAGGTTTTGCTTCTCCTTTGCAAAA AGATGGCTAACAGAGGACCAAGCTATGGCTTAAGCCGAGAAGTTCAGGAAAAGATTGAACAGAAATATGACCCAGAATTAGAGTCTAGGCTAGTGAACTGGATTATTATTCAGTGTGGAGAACAGATAGAGCACCCTCCGCCTGGAAGGCAACATTTTCAGACCTGGCTGATGGATGGAACG CTGTTATGCAAGTTAATAAACAGTTTACATCCAAAGGGAAATGAACCCATTGCAAAGATCTCTGAATCAAAAATGGCTTTCAAGCAGATGGAACAAATTTCTCAGTTCTTAAAAGCTGCTGAAATCTATGGAGTAAGAACGACAGATATTTTCCAGACAGTGGATTTATGGGAAG GGAAGGACATGGCAGCAGTGCAGAGGACCTTAATGGCTCTAGGCAGTTTGGCGGTGACTAAGGACGATGGCTGCTACAGGGGGGATCCATCCTGGTTTCACAG GAAAGCACAGCAGAATCGGCGAGGATTTTCAGAAGAGCAGCTTCGTCAGGGACAAAATGTAATAGGTCTTCAGATGGGCAGCAACAAAGGAGCATCACAGTCGGGCATGACAGGCTATGGGATGCCGAGGCAAATTATCTAA
- the TAGLN3 gene encoding transgelin-3 isoform X1 translates to MANRGPSYGLSREVQEKIEQKYDPELESRLVNWIIIQCGEQIEHPPPGRQHFQTWLMDGTLLCKLINSLHPKGNEPIAKISESKMAFKQMEQISQFLKAAEIYGVRTTDIFQTVDLWEGKDMAAVQRTLMALGSLAVTKDDGCYRGDPSWFHRKAQQNRRGFSEEQLRQGQNVIGLQMGSNKGASQSGMTGYGMPRQII, encoded by the exons ATGGCTAACAGAGGACCAAGCTATGGCTTAAGCCGAGAAGTTCAGGAAAAGATTGAACAGAAATATGACCCAGAATTAGAGTCTAGGCTAGTGAACTGGATTATTATTCAGTGTGGAGAACAGATAGAGCACCCTCCGCCTGGAAGGCAACATTTTCAGACCTGGCTGATGGATGGAACG CTGTTATGCAAGTTAATAAACAGTTTACATCCAAAGGGAAATGAACCCATTGCAAAGATCTCTGAATCAAAAATGGCTTTCAAGCAGATGGAACAAATTTCTCAGTTCTTAAAAGCTGCTGAAATCTATGGAGTAAGAACGACAGATATTTTCCAGACAGTGGATTTATGGGAAG GGAAGGACATGGCAGCAGTGCAGAGGACCTTAATGGCTCTAGGCAGTTTGGCGGTGACTAAGGACGATGGCTGCTACAGGGGGGATCCATCCTGGTTTCACAG GAAAGCACAGCAGAATCGGCGAGGATTTTCAGAAGAGCAGCTTCGTCAGGGACAAAATGTAATAGGTCTTCAGATGGGCAGCAACAAAGGAGCATCACAGTCGGGCATGACAGGCTATGGGATGCCGAGGCAAATTATCTAA